The following proteins come from a genomic window of Nocardioides albertanoniae:
- a CDS encoding TetR/AcrR family transcriptional regulator yields MTSGRNKQPSTAERLITAARECVIAVGWRRTTLTDVANRAGVSRMTVYRTYPDMTTLFADLMTQEWLQVVSEVLPADADPRGPEQFATAITGTVSAVRRNELFRRAIDLDPEWLLPYLFVRRGRSQDAVLELLATELARAQQDGSIRSGDPAQLARTIVLAAHGHVLSIATMTDEDISTDSLDRELTELVRRYLTP; encoded by the coding sequence ATGACGTCAGGACGCAACAAACAACCCTCCACGGCAGAGCGGCTGATCACCGCTGCCCGAGAGTGTGTGATCGCCGTCGGCTGGCGGCGCACCACGCTCACCGACGTCGCCAACCGTGCGGGCGTCTCGCGGATGACCGTCTACCGCACCTACCCCGACATGACGACCCTGTTCGCCGACCTGATGACGCAGGAATGGCTCCAGGTCGTCTCGGAGGTGCTGCCGGCGGACGCGGACCCTCGCGGCCCCGAGCAGTTCGCGACGGCCATCACCGGCACCGTGAGCGCCGTACGCCGCAACGAGCTGTTCCGCCGGGCGATCGACCTCGATCCCGAGTGGCTGCTCCCCTACCTGTTCGTCCGTCGCGGCCGCTCCCAGGACGCCGTGCTGGAGCTGCTGGCGACCGAGCTGGCGCGCGCTCAGCAGGACGGCTCGATCCGCTCCGGCGACCCCGCTCAGCTGGCCCGGACGATCGTGCTCGCCGCCCACGGCCACGTGCTCTCGATCGCCACGATGACCGACGAAGACATCAGCACCGACTCACTCGACCGCGAGCTCACCGAGCTCGTCCGGAGGTATCTCACGCCATGA
- the benA gene encoding benzoate 1,2-dioxygenase large subunit, which translates to MTAPLTENLGHVEDVLSDAVVEDREAGIYRANRRIFTDEEIFELEMKHIFEGNWIYLAHESQVPNPGDYFTTYIGRQPVMITRDKDGELHCMINACAHRGAMLCRRKTDNRMTLTCPFHGWTFRNDGTLLKVKDPDDAGYPESFNTEGSHNLTHIARFESYRGFLFGSLNDDVLPLAEHLGDTVKVIDMLVDQSPEGLEVLRGSSTYTYDGNWKVQAENGADGYHVTATHWNYAATTSRRNTGESKNTTKTVDAGSWGKSGGGYWSYPNGHLCLWTWAANPADRPLWDQMDGLKEKFGDAKGEFMVKGSRNLLLYPNVYLMDQFSTQIRHFRPISVDQTEVTIYCIAPKGEAPASRAWRIRQYEDFFNASGMATPDDLEEFRSCFLTYQASAAPWNDMSRGAEHWLTGPDEVAEALDMPGVISAGAKNEDEGLYPVMHAQWTEQMRTAIANEKGN; encoded by the coding sequence ATGACCGCACCGCTCACCGAGAACCTCGGCCACGTCGAGGACGTCCTGTCCGACGCTGTCGTCGAGGACCGCGAGGCCGGGATCTACCGCGCCAACCGCCGGATCTTCACCGACGAGGAGATCTTCGAGCTGGAGATGAAGCACATCTTCGAGGGCAACTGGATCTACCTCGCCCACGAGAGCCAGGTGCCGAACCCCGGCGACTACTTCACCACCTACATCGGTCGCCAGCCGGTCATGATCACCCGTGACAAGGACGGCGAGCTGCACTGCATGATCAACGCCTGCGCCCACCGCGGCGCGATGCTGTGCCGGCGCAAGACCGACAACCGGATGACCCTGACCTGTCCCTTCCACGGCTGGACGTTCCGCAACGACGGCACCCTGCTCAAGGTCAAGGACCCCGACGACGCCGGCTACCCGGAGAGCTTCAACACCGAGGGCTCGCACAACCTCACCCACATCGCGCGCTTCGAGAGCTACCGCGGCTTCCTGTTCGGCTCGCTCAACGACGACGTGCTTCCGCTCGCGGAGCACCTCGGCGACACCGTCAAGGTGATCGACATGCTCGTCGACCAGTCGCCCGAGGGCCTCGAGGTGCTGCGCGGCTCCTCGACCTACACCTACGACGGCAACTGGAAGGTGCAGGCCGAGAACGGCGCCGACGGCTACCACGTCACCGCGACCCACTGGAACTACGCCGCCACCACCTCGCGCCGCAACACCGGCGAGTCGAAGAACACCACCAAGACCGTCGACGCCGGCAGCTGGGGCAAGTCGGGCGGCGGCTACTGGTCCTACCCCAACGGTCACCTGTGCCTGTGGACCTGGGCGGCCAACCCGGCCGACCGGCCGCTGTGGGACCAGATGGACGGGCTCAAGGAGAAGTTCGGCGACGCCAAAGGCGAGTTCATGGTCAAGGGCTCGCGCAACCTGCTGCTCTACCCGAACGTCTATCTGATGGACCAGTTCTCGACCCAGATCCGGCACTTCCGGCCGATCTCGGTCGACCAGACCGAGGTGACCATCTACTGCATCGCGCCCAAGGGCGAGGCGCCCGCGTCACGGGCCTGGCGGATCCGGCAGTACGAGGACTTCTTCAACGCCTCCGGCATGGCCACGCCCGACGACCTGGAGGAGTTCCGCTCCTGCTTCCTGACCTACCAGGCCTCCGCCGCGCCCTGGAACGACATGAGCCGCGGTGCCGAGCACTGGCTCACCGGGCCCGACGAGGTCGCCGAGGCCCTGGACATGCCGGGGGTCATCTCGGCCGGTGCGAAGAACGAGGACGAGGGCCTCTACCCGGTCATGCACGCGCAGTGGACCGAGCAGATGCGTACGGCCATCGCGAACGAGAAGGGCAACTGA
- a CDS encoding dienelactone hydrolase family protein — MSMIDYAAPAGSVPGYLSVPDGDGPWPGVVVVQDILGMTTDIKRISDRFAANGYLALTPALYQRGSKPACVVSTIRSLVTGRGTAVDDLVAARDHLAADPRCTGKVGVVGFCMGGGFSLQLAPRGIFDAAAPNYGIPPRDLSVLSESCPMVASFGAKDRTLPGAAGKVKAALAAGDVPRDVKEYPEVGHSFMNDWGFPRPMGTLERVVGFNYSEPEAEDAWRRILGFFAEHLS; from the coding sequence ATGTCGATGATCGACTATGCGGCGCCCGCCGGGTCCGTGCCGGGCTATCTGTCGGTGCCCGACGGCGACGGACCCTGGCCCGGGGTGGTGGTCGTGCAGGACATCTTGGGCATGACCACCGACATCAAGCGGATCAGCGACCGGTTCGCTGCCAACGGCTACCTGGCGCTGACCCCGGCGCTCTACCAGCGCGGGTCGAAGCCCGCCTGCGTCGTGAGCACGATCAGATCCCTCGTGACCGGCCGCGGCACCGCCGTCGACGACCTCGTCGCGGCCCGCGACCACCTCGCCGCCGACCCGAGGTGCACGGGCAAGGTCGGCGTCGTGGGCTTCTGCATGGGTGGCGGCTTCAGCCTGCAGCTGGCGCCGCGGGGCATCTTCGACGCCGCCGCGCCCAACTACGGCATCCCGCCGCGTGACCTCTCGGTGCTGAGCGAGTCTTGCCCGATGGTGGCCAGCTTCGGCGCCAAGGACCGCACCCTGCCCGGGGCCGCCGGCAAGGTCAAGGCTGCCCTCGCGGCGGGCGACGTGCCCCGCGACGTCAAGGAATACCCCGAGGTCGGCCACAGCTTCATGAACGACTGGGGCTTCCCCCGTCCGATGGGCACCCTCGAGCGGGTGGTCGGATTCAACTACTCCGAGCCCGAGGCCGAGGACGCGTGGCGACGCATCCTCGGCTTCTTCGCCGAGCACCTCTCCTGA
- the catA gene encoding catechol 1,2-dioxygenase, with protein sequence MTTDQTVESAESTASEAASAAASGASATERFAADKSPFEAVKDTPPERVDSIAKRVLGAVYDTIREEKVTYDEFNALKAWLIQVGKDGEWPLFLDVWVEHEVEKVATEHREGNKGTIEGPYYVPEAPEQGANGTIPMREGESGTPLTWHGTVTSTDGTALAGAKIELWHADADGFYSQFAPGIPEWNLRGSFTLGDDGAFEIHTIQPAPYQIPTDGSCGKLIAAAGWHAWRPAHLHVKVSAPGHELLTAQLYFPGDEHNDDDIASAVKPELVLAPVANEDGTVSVDYGFVLDPVRD encoded by the coding sequence ATGACCACCGACCAGACCGTCGAGTCCGCCGAGTCCACCGCCTCCGAAGCCGCCTCCGCTGCCGCGTCCGGCGCCTCCGCCACCGAGCGGTTCGCCGCTGACAAGTCGCCCTTCGAGGCCGTCAAGGACACCCCGCCCGAGCGCGTCGACAGCATCGCCAAGCGAGTGCTCGGCGCCGTCTACGACACCATCCGCGAGGAGAAGGTCACCTACGACGAGTTCAACGCGCTCAAGGCGTGGCTGATCCAGGTCGGCAAGGACGGCGAGTGGCCGCTCTTCCTCGACGTCTGGGTCGAGCACGAGGTCGAGAAGGTCGCCACCGAGCACCGTGAGGGCAACAAGGGCACCATCGAGGGCCCCTACTACGTGCCCGAGGCCCCCGAGCAGGGCGCGAACGGCACCATCCCGATGCGCGAGGGCGAGTCGGGGACGCCGCTGACCTGGCACGGCACGGTCACCTCCACCGACGGCACCGCGCTCGCCGGGGCCAAGATCGAGCTGTGGCACGCCGACGCCGACGGCTTCTACTCCCAGTTCGCCCCCGGCATCCCGGAGTGGAACCTGCGCGGCAGCTTCACCCTCGGCGACGACGGCGCCTTCGAGATCCACACGATCCAGCCGGCTCCCTACCAGATCCCGACCGACGGCTCCTGCGGCAAGCTCATCGCCGCCGCCGGCTGGCACGCCTGGCGTCCGGCCCACCTGCACGTCAAGGTCTCGGCCCCGGGCCACGAGCTCCTCACCGCCCAGCTCTACTTCCCCGGCGACGAGCACAACGACGACGACATCGCCTCGGCGGTCAAGCCCGAGCTGGTGCTCGCGCCGGTCGCCAACGAGGACGGCACGGTCAGCGTCGACTACGGCTTCGTGCTCGACCCGGTGCGCGACTGA
- the benB gene encoding benzoate 1,2-dioxygenase small subunit, with the protein MTLTQNDAPAGEKLITQNAIEQFLYREARFLDDREFEKWLECYADDVVYWMPCWDDADLLTEDPQTEMSLVYYPNKGGLEDRVFRIRTERSSATSLPEPRTSHNISNVEVIERRGDLVDVRFNWHTMYFRYKSVDPYYGTSFYTIDFSGEQPLIRRKTVVLKNDYIHHVVDIYHF; encoded by the coding sequence ATGACGCTCACGCAGAACGATGCTCCGGCCGGGGAGAAGCTGATCACCCAGAACGCGATCGAGCAGTTCCTCTACCGCGAGGCGCGCTTCCTCGACGACCGCGAGTTCGAGAAGTGGCTCGAGTGCTACGCCGACGACGTCGTCTACTGGATGCCCTGCTGGGACGACGCCGACCTCCTCACCGAGGATCCGCAGACCGAGATGTCGCTGGTCTACTACCCCAACAAGGGTGGCCTGGAGGACCGCGTCTTCCGGATCCGTACGGAGCGGTCCTCGGCCACCTCGCTGCCCGAGCCGCGTACGTCGCACAACATCAGCAACGTCGAGGTGATCGAGCGCCGCGGCGACCTGGTCGACGTGCGGTTCAACTGGCACACGATGTACTTCCGCTACAAGAGCGTCGACCCCTACTACGGCACGTCGTTCTACACGATCGACTTCTCCGGAGAGCAGCCGCTGATCCGCCGCAAGACCGTGGTGCTGAAGAACGACTACATCCACCACGTCGTCGACATCTACCACTTCTGA
- a CDS encoding FAD-binding oxidoreductase, which yields MTNEMHPQRWGAPSEASALSDSVRGLVDAFVGTRDTPAVTEVSVPASGLSDDVLGSLKTAIGDDAVLVDDESRRLRTRGKSTPDLLRARSGDLADAPDAVVRPSSHADVEAVLAWAVEHRVAVVPFGGGTSVTGGLAARRDGFAGLISLDLVRLDQLVSVDPVSMTAVLQPGMRGPAAEKALAEHGMTLGHFPQSFEYASIGGFAATRSSGQSSAGFGRFDDMVVGLRMATPIGELVLGSSPANAAGPDLREVVMGSEGTLGVITEVTVRVRAVAAEKVYEAWSFATFAEGAEAMRKLAQSGLLPTVIRISDEAETMVNLASQSDIGGDGVSGCVMIVGHEGASVAASRAEVSAVLESLGGTNLGEERGQAWAEGRFHAPYLRDSLLDVGVLVETLETATFWSSREKVYQAVKQALETSLGEGTLVLCHISHVYETGCSLYFTVAAKQADAPLEQWLAAKAAASDAMVESGATITHHHAVGTDHKPWLAREIGPVGVAMLRGLKGAVDPDGVLNPGVLIP from the coding sequence ATGACGAATGAAATGCATCCCCAGCGTTGGGGCGCCCCGTCGGAGGCATCCGCCCTCTCGGACTCCGTCCGCGGGCTGGTGGACGCGTTCGTGGGCACCCGCGACACCCCGGCGGTGACCGAGGTGAGCGTGCCGGCCTCCGGTCTGTCCGACGACGTGCTCGGCTCCCTGAAGACGGCCATCGGTGACGACGCCGTGCTCGTCGACGACGAGTCGCGTCGCCTCCGCACCCGTGGCAAGTCGACCCCCGACCTGCTGCGGGCGCGCTCCGGCGACCTCGCCGACGCGCCCGACGCCGTGGTGCGTCCGTCTTCCCACGCCGACGTCGAGGCCGTGCTGGCCTGGGCCGTGGAGCACCGGGTCGCGGTCGTGCCGTTCGGTGGTGGCACCAGCGTCACCGGTGGTCTCGCCGCCCGCCGCGACGGCTTCGCCGGCCTGATCAGCCTCGACCTCGTACGCCTCGACCAGCTCGTCTCCGTCGACCCGGTGTCGATGACGGCGGTGCTCCAGCCGGGCATGCGTGGCCCCGCGGCCGAGAAGGCCCTGGCCGAGCACGGCATGACGCTCGGTCATTTCCCCCAGTCGTTCGAGTACGCCTCGATCGGCGGTTTCGCCGCGACGCGCTCCAGCGGCCAGTCGTCGGCGGGCTTCGGCCGCTTCGACGACATGGTGGTCGGTCTGCGGATGGCCACCCCGATCGGCGAGCTCGTGCTGGGCTCGTCCCCTGCCAACGCCGCCGGCCCCGACCTGCGTGAGGTCGTCATGGGCTCGGAGGGCACTCTCGGTGTGATCACCGAGGTCACCGTGCGGGTGCGCGCCGTGGCAGCTGAGAAGGTCTACGAGGCGTGGTCGTTCGCCACCTTCGCCGAGGGCGCCGAGGCGATGCGGAAGCTCGCGCAGTCGGGCCTCCTGCCGACCGTGATCAGGATCTCCGACGAGGCCGAGACGATGGTCAACCTCGCCAGCCAGAGCGACATCGGCGGCGACGGTGTGAGCGGCTGCGTGATGATCGTGGGCCACGAGGGAGCCTCGGTGGCCGCCTCGCGCGCCGAGGTCAGCGCCGTCCTCGAGTCGCTCGGCGGCACCAACCTGGGGGAGGAGCGCGGCCAGGCATGGGCCGAGGGCCGCTTCCACGCGCCCTACCTGCGCGACTCGCTGCTCGACGTCGGGGTGCTCGTGGAGACCCTGGAGACCGCCACCTTCTGGTCCTCGCGCGAGAAGGTCTACCAGGCCGTGAAGCAGGCGCTGGAGACCTCGCTCGGTGAGGGCACCCTCGTGCTCTGCCACATCTCGCACGTCTACGAGACGGGCTGCTCGCTCTACTTCACCGTCGCCGCCAAGCAGGCCGACGCCCCGCTGGAGCAGTGGCTCGCGGCGAAGGCGGCAGCCTCCGACGCGATGGTCGAGTCCGGCGCCACCATCACCCACCACCACGCGGTCGGCACCGACCACAAGCCGTGGCTGGCTCGCGAGATCGGCCCGGTCGGCGTGGCGATGCTGCGCGGCCTCAAGGGTGCGGTCGACCCCGACGGCGTGCTCAACCCGGGGGTGCTGATCCCGTGA
- a CDS encoding mandelate racemase/muconate lactonizing enzyme family protein, with the protein MKITNIEAIPFAIPYRKPLRFASGEVHAAEHVLVRVHTDDGVVGVAEAPPRPFTYGETQAGIIAVIDQLFAPQLAGLTLLERETARVLMGRTVGNPTAKAAVDMAMWDALGKTLNLRVVDLLGGFTDRMRVSHMLGFDSPEAMVAEAERMLDTYGIRTFKVKVGRSPVELDTAVVRALRERFGDEIELYVDGNRGWSAAESARAMKQMADLDLLFAEELNPADDVLGRRWLVSQIDVPFIADESVPTAADVTREVLGGSATAISIKTARTGFTASQQVLHLAEGLGLEVVMGNQIDSQVGTACTIAFGTAHQLTSRRAGELSNFLDMADDLLTEPLEIRDGELAVRPGAGLGVEIDPDKLDRYRTDR; encoded by the coding sequence ATGAAGATCACCAACATCGAGGCGATCCCGTTCGCCATCCCTTACCGCAAGCCGCTGCGCTTCGCCTCCGGCGAGGTGCACGCCGCCGAGCACGTGCTCGTCCGCGTCCACACCGACGACGGTGTCGTGGGTGTGGCCGAGGCTCCGCCGCGGCCCTTCACCTACGGCGAGACCCAGGCCGGGATCATCGCGGTCATCGACCAGCTCTTCGCACCACAGCTGGCCGGGCTCACCCTGCTCGAGCGGGAGACCGCCCGCGTGCTGATGGGACGCACGGTCGGCAACCCGACCGCCAAGGCCGCCGTCGACATGGCGATGTGGGACGCCCTCGGCAAGACGCTGAACCTCCGCGTCGTCGACCTCCTCGGTGGCTTCACCGACCGGATGCGGGTCTCGCACATGCTCGGCTTCGACTCCCCCGAGGCGATGGTCGCCGAGGCGGAGCGGATGCTCGACACGTACGGGATCCGCACGTTCAAGGTGAAGGTCGGCCGCTCCCCCGTCGAGCTCGACACGGCTGTCGTGCGGGCGCTGCGCGAGCGGTTCGGCGACGAGATCGAGCTGTACGTCGACGGCAACCGCGGCTGGAGCGCGGCCGAGTCGGCCCGGGCGATGAAGCAGATGGCCGATCTCGACCTGCTCTTCGCCGAGGAGCTCAACCCCGCCGACGACGTGCTCGGCCGGCGCTGGCTGGTCAGCCAGATCGACGTGCCGTTCATCGCCGACGAGTCGGTGCCGACCGCGGCCGACGTCACTCGTGAGGTGCTCGGCGGGTCGGCCACCGCGATCAGCATCAAGACCGCGCGCACCGGTTTCACCGCGTCGCAGCAGGTGCTCCATCTCGCCGAAGGGCTCGGCCTGGAGGTGGTGATGGGCAACCAGATCGACAGCCAGGTCGGCACCGCCTGCACGATCGCGTTCGGCACCGCCCACCAGCTCACCTCACGCCGTGCCGGTGAGCTCTCGAACTTCCTCGACATGGCCGACGACCTGCTCACCGAGCCGCTCGAGATCCGCGACGGCGAGCTCGCCGTACGCCCTGGTGCGGGCCTCGGGGTCGAGATCGACCCCGACAAGCTCGACCGCTACCGCACCGACCGCTGA
- a CDS encoding diacylglycerol/lipid kinase family protein → MTEPSGRTFSFLVNPVSGGGAAPAAVVPVARILRDAGATVDVTYSSGPRATLDVIEGAVARGEIVVSVGGDGMLSSIAGRVSQLGGTLGIVPAGRGNDFARMLGLSSDPEEVAAILLEGAPRAIDLLSVRIGDAEPRVVASSVYTGVDAVAGEIVDKVRWLPGKLQYPYAAVHALATYKPIEAHVVIDGVAHDFGAATVVVANSKFYGSGMKIAPQAEVDDGLLDVVVIEAAGRRGLIQSLPKVYDGAHVELDEVHVVRGRSVTINGTPSVPMGGDGEPLGQLPAGVDEATRIDVLPGALQLLLPS, encoded by the coding sequence GTGACCGAGCCCAGCGGCCGCACCTTCTCCTTCCTGGTCAACCCGGTCTCCGGCGGCGGCGCCGCCCCCGCGGCGGTCGTGCCCGTCGCCCGGATCCTGCGCGACGCCGGCGCCACGGTCGACGTGACCTACTCCTCGGGTCCGCGCGCGACCCTCGACGTCATCGAGGGCGCCGTCGCCCGCGGCGAGATCGTGGTCTCCGTCGGTGGCGACGGGATGCTGTCCTCGATCGCGGGCCGCGTCTCTCAGCTGGGCGGCACCCTCGGCATCGTGCCCGCCGGGCGAGGCAACGACTTCGCCCGGATGCTCGGTCTCTCCTCGGACCCGGAGGAGGTCGCCGCCATCCTGCTCGAGGGCGCACCCCGCGCGATCGACCTGCTCTCGGTGCGGATCGGCGACGCGGAGCCGCGCGTGGTCGCCAGCTCCGTCTACACGGGAGTCGACGCGGTCGCCGGTGAGATCGTCGACAAGGTGCGATGGCTGCCCGGCAAGCTCCAGTACCCGTACGCCGCGGTGCATGCGCTCGCGACGTACAAGCCGATCGAGGCCCACGTGGTGATCGACGGTGTGGCCCACGACTTCGGTGCCGCGACGGTGGTCGTGGCCAACTCGAAGTTCTATGGGTCGGGCATGAAGATCGCGCCGCAGGCCGAGGTCGACGACGGTCTGCTCGACGTCGTCGTCATCGAGGCCGCCGGCAGGCGGGGTCTGATCCAGTCGCTGCCGAAGGTCTATGACGGTGCCCACGTCGAGCTCGACGAGGTGCACGTGGTGCGCGGGCGGTCGGTGACGATCAACGGCACGCCCTCGGTGCCGATGGGCGGCGACGGCGAGCCGTTGGGCCAGCTGCCGGCCGGTGTCGACGAGGCCACCAGGATCGACGTCCTCCCCGGCGCGCTCCAGCTCCTGCTGCCGAGCTGA
- a CDS encoding LysR substrate-binding domain-containing protein yields the protein MELRHLRYFAAVAETCHFGQAATQLHIAQPALSQAIRQLESELDVTLFTRTTRQVSLTPAGEFLRAEAVRVLAAVDDSVRGVRRIGAGRHGLVRLGLTGTASFSHLPGIARVVKRELPDVALEIHADLLTPAQCERLQSGSLDLCVLRPPAVGDGLTLRTLEVEPLVLAVPVDHRLAVEPVVALADLRAEPFVAYAGRDSAVNEAVLRSCRQAGFVPRREHEAPSTAVLLALVAAGLGIAVVPASVRALPLAGVVFRDLLDAGSVELALAHRTDDDNPVVEAVIDILDAAALFSSPGLDAP from the coding sequence ATGGAGCTACGCCATCTGCGTTACTTCGCGGCGGTCGCCGAGACCTGCCACTTCGGGCAGGCCGCGACCCAGCTGCACATCGCTCAGCCCGCGCTCTCCCAGGCGATCCGTCAGCTCGAGTCCGAGCTCGACGTCACCCTCTTCACCCGCACCACCCGTCAGGTGTCCCTCACCCCCGCCGGGGAGTTCCTGCGGGCAGAGGCCGTCCGGGTGCTGGCCGCCGTCGACGACAGCGTCCGAGGCGTACGCCGCATCGGCGCCGGCCGCCACGGCCTGGTCCGCCTCGGGCTGACCGGCACCGCCTCCTTCTCCCACCTGCCGGGCATCGCTCGCGTGGTCAAGCGCGAGCTGCCCGACGTGGCGCTGGAGATCCACGCCGACCTGCTCACCCCGGCACAGTGCGAGCGCCTGCAGAGCGGCTCGCTCGACCTCTGCGTGCTGCGACCGCCCGCCGTCGGCGACGGCCTGACCCTGCGCACCCTCGAGGTCGAGCCGCTCGTGCTCGCCGTCCCCGTCGACCACCGGCTGGCGGTCGAACCGGTGGTCGCGCTGGCCGACCTGCGAGCCGAGCCGTTCGTGGCGTACGCCGGGCGCGACTCCGCGGTCAACGAGGCCGTCCTGCGCAGCTGTCGCCAGGCCGGCTTCGTGCCGCGACGCGAGCACGAGGCGCCCAGCACCGCCGTGCTGCTCGCCCTCGTCGCGGCAGGTCTCGGCATCGCGGTCGTGCCGGCATCGGTGCGCGCCCTGCCGCTGGCCGGCGTGGTCTTCCGCGACCTGCTCGACGCCGGCAGCGTCGAGCTCGCGCTGGCCCACCGCACCGACGACGACAACCCGGTCGTCGAGGCCGTCATCGACATCCTCGACGCCGCCGCCCTGTTCTCCTCACCCGGCCTCGACGCTCCCTGA